DNA sequence from the Halorussus limi genome:
ACAAGTTCAGCCAAGAGCGCTGCATCTGGTGTCGGCAGTGCGAGAACGTCTGTCCGAACGACACGATTCAGATCGTTCAGGACGACCAGCGCAACGGCGAACAGTACAACCTCCACATCGGACAGTGCATCTACTGTCGGCTGTGCGAGGAGGTCTGCCCGGTGGACGCCATCCTGCTGACCGAGAACTTCGAGTTCACGGGCGACACCAAAGACGACCTCGTGTACAACAAAGAGCAGTTGAAGAACGTCCCGTGGTACAAGGACTTAGACCCCCTCGAATCCCGCGAACCCGACCGCGGCGCGTGGATCGGCGAGGGCGAGGGCGAGGTGGACTATCAGTAGTCCAGTCTCGAAACGTTAAAAGGACGAATACGAGAATTTCAAGGTGACTGAAATGGTATACGAACTACTCACGTTCGGGCTGTTCGCTCTCGTCACGATAGCGAGCAGTCTGGGCGTCGTCCTGGCGCGGGACGTGTGGCACTCGGCGTTACTGCTGGGTGTCGCGTTGCTTTCCGTCGCGGTTCACTACGTGATGTTACAGGCGGAGTTCCTCGCAGCGATGCAGGTGCTCGTCTACGTGGGCGGGGTGCTCGTCCTCATCACGTTCGCCGTGATGCTCACGCGCCAGGCCAAGACAGAGACGGAGGAGGTGACCGACATATGAGTAACAGCGAAATCGACGACAGAGGCCGCAAGTGGCCCGGTGTAGCCGCACTCGCGCTTTTCGCGGTGATGGCGTGGATCTTCGTCGGCGCGGAGTTCGGCGAGGCCGCCGGCTTCCCCGACGGAGCCTCGATTACCGCCAGCATCGGCTACGCGATGTTCAACATCGGCGCACAGAACGCCGTGCCGAGCGAGGGAATGCTCGTCACGTTCGAGATTATCGACCTCGTGCTGGTCGCCGCGCTGGTCGGCGCGGTCATGCTGGCCCGGCGCGACGACGGCGGCGAAATCACGTCCGCCCTGCGCTCGGACGCGGTCGAGCAGGAACCCTCGCCCGGCGACGTCGTCGCCGACGGCGGTGAGAGAACCGACGCTTCTCGAACCTCGTCGGACCGGAGGTCCGACGGTGGAACCGAACGCGACGGAGGTGAGCAGTGATGGTACCGGTACAGTACTACCTCCTGCTCTCGGCCGCCGTCTTCGCCATCGGCGTGTTCGGCATCCTGACCCGTCGGAACGCGCTGCTGTTCCTGATGAGCGTGGAGTTGCTGCTGAACGCGGCGAACATCAACCTCGTGGCGTTCTCGAACTTCCACGGCAACCTGACGGGCCAGACGTTCAGCCTGTTCACGCTGGCGCTGGCGGCCGCGGAGGTCGCGGTCGGCATCGGCATCATCCTCGTGTTGTATCGCAACTTCAAGGACGTGGACGTAACCGAAGCGACGACGATGAGGTGGTAAACGTATGGCAGCACTCCCCTTCGAACTGGCACCGGCCATCGCGGCCCTGCCGTTCGTATCGTTCCTGATCGCGTTGCTCGTCGGAGCGTTCGCTCCGCGACTGCTCCCCAAGGGGGGAGCGATTCCGGGCATCCTCGCCACGGGTGGCTCGCTCCTGCTGTCGCTGTGGGCGTTCCTGACCGTCTCGGGCGGTAAGACGTACCACGAGTACATCACGTGGGTCGCGGGCGCAGGCGAAGCGACGTTCGACCTGCACCTCGGCATCCTGCTCGACCCGCTGTCGACGATGATGCTCATCATCGTCTCGCTGGTCGCGTTCCTCGTCCACATCTTCAGTCTCGGCTACATGAACGACGAGGGCGAGACGGGTCTACCCCGGTACTACGCCGGTCTGGGCCTGTTCACCGCGAGCATGCTCTCGTTCGTGTTCGCGGACAACCTGCTCATGGCGTTCATGTTCTTCGAGATGGTGGGCCTGTGTTCGTGGCTCCTCATCGGCTTCTGGTTCCGCGACGACGCACCGCCGAGTGCGGCGAAGAAGGCGTTCCTCGTGACCCGGTTCGGAGACTACTTCTTCCTCGTCGGACTCGTCGGCGTCTTCGCCACGTTCGGCACGTCGATGTTCATCGGCGGCGAGGGCGAACACGCGCTTCACTCGTTCCCCCACATGGCCGAACTCGCCCTCCTCGAGGGCGAAACCGCCGGGATAACGACGTATCTCGGTCTCGACCCGCAGGCGTGGTTCGCGGTTCTGGGCCTGCTCATCCTCGGCGGCGTCGTCGGCAAGTCCGCGCAGTTCCCTCTGCACACGTGGCTTCCCGACGCCATGGAGGGCCCGACCCCGGTCTCCGCGCTGATTCACGCGGCGACGATGGTCGCGGCGGGCGTCTACCTCGTCGCGCGCATCTACGGGTTCTACGCACTGCTGCCGAACGTGCTGGCGCTCATCGCGTTCGTCGGCGGCTTCACGGCGCTGTTCGCCGCGACGATGGGCGTCGTCAAGAAGGAGATAAAGCAGGTGCTGGCGTACTCGACCATCTCCCAGTACGGCTACATGATGCTCGGACTGGGCGCTGGCGGCTACGTCGCCGCCTCCTTCCACCTGATGACCCACGCCTTCTTCAAGGCGCTGCTGTTCCTCGGTGCGGGGTCGGTCATCATCGCGATGCACCACAACGAGAACATGTGGGACATGGGCGGCCTGAAGGACCGCATGCCCGTGACCTACTACGCGTTCCTCTCGGGGTCGCTCGCGCTCGCGGGCATCGTCCCGTTCTCGGGCTTCTGGTCGAAGGACGAGATTCTGTTCGAGGCGCTGGCCCGCGGGATGGAGAACCCGATTCTCCTCGCCGCGTACGCGATGGGTCTGCTCGCGGTGTTCTTCACCGGGTTCTACACCTTCCGGATGGTCGCGCTGACCTTCCACGGCGAACCCCGGTCGGACACCGCTCGCGACCCCCACGGCGTGCGCTGGAACGTGAAGGGACCGCTCGCGGTCCTCGGCGTTCTGGCCGCGGTGGCCGGACTGGTCAACATGACCCCGGTCGCGGAACTGACGGGCCTGCACATCGAGTACCTGCACAACTGGCTCGGTGGCCCGCTCGAAGCGACCTCGGTTCACACCTACACGCACATCCTCGAAGAGAGCGGCGTCCATCACGCCGAACTGTCGCCCCTCCTGCCGGGTCTGGTCTCGCTGGCGCTCGCGCTCGCGGGCGCCGGACTCGCGTGGAAGCTCTACGCGGTGCCGGACCCCGAGGAACACACCGACAAACTCGGTGGGGCGAAGACGGTGCTGTTCAACAACTACTATCAGGACGAGTATCAGGTCTGGCTCGCGACCGGCTTCACCCTGCCGCTGGCCCGCGCCGCGGACAAGTTCGACCAGGGCGTCATCGACGGCGTCGTGGACGGCGTCTCCAGCGTGAGCCTGTTCGGCGGAAGTCGCATCAAGCGAATCCAGACCGGCGTGGTGTCGAACTACGCCTTCCTGCTGACGACGGGCTTCGTCGTCTTACTCGTCGTCATCGGTCTCGTGGGAGGTTGGTTCTGAATGTGGATTGAAGCACTCATCGCCGTGACGCTCGCGAGTGCGTTCGCAGTCTTCCTCGCCCCGAACAAGGTGGCGGGCAAACTCGCGTTCGCGCTCAGTCTGCTCCCGCTCGTCGGGAGCCTCTGGATGTACAGCACGTACGAGGCCAGCGGCAACGCCCTCTTGGAGGGCAGCGAACTGGCCTTCGAATCGAACTTCGAGTGGGTCACCGCGGGACCCTACGCGCTGAACTGGCACGTCGGTCTCGACGGCATCAGCATGCCGCTGGTCGCGCTGACCACGGTGCTGACGTCGCTGGCGCTGCTGGCGTCGTGGACGCCCATCGACGAGCGACAGAGCCAGTTCTACGGGCTGATGCTGTTCCTAGAGGCGAGCCTGCTGGGCGTCTTCTCGGCGCTCGACTTCTTCGTCTGGTTCGTCTTCTGGGAGATGGTGCTGGTCCCGATGTACGTCCTCATCGGCGTCTGGGGCGGTCCGCGCCGCAAGTACGCCGCAATCAAGATGTTCGTCTACACGAACATCGCTTCTCTCGTGATGTTCATCGGGTTCATCGCGCTGGTGTTCGGTCTCGGCGACTCGGTCACGAGCCTCGACATGCCCGCCATCGCGCAGGCGCTTCGCGCGGGCGAACTCGGTGGTCTCGGACCGCTCAGCGCGGGCACGCTGAAGGTGGCGGCGTTCGTCGCCATGTTCGCGGGCTTCGCGGTGAAGGTCCCGGTCGTCCCGTTCCACACGTGGCTGCCGGACGCTCACGTCGAGGCCCCGACGCCGGTCTCGATCATGCTGGCCGGAGTCCTGCTGAAGATGGGTACCTACGCCCTGCTCCGGTTCAACTTCACGATGCTGCCGAAGGTCGCGCAGAACAACGCCCAGATCATCGCGCTGTTCGCGGTGATCAGCGTCATCTACGGCGCGATGCTCGCGCTGGCCCAGTCCGACCTCAAGCGCATCGTGGCGTACTCCTCGGTCTCCTCGATGGGGTACGTCATCCTCGGACTCGTGGCGTACACGCTGTACGGCATGGGCGGCGCGACCTTCCAGATGGTCGCCCACGGCCTCATCTCGGGCCTGATGTTCATGTCGGTCGGCGTCATCTACAACACGACCCACACCCGGATGGTCTCTGACATGTCCGGGCTGGCGAGCAAGATGCCGTTCACCGTCGCGGTGTTCGTCGCGGGCGCGTTCGGTTACATGGGCCTGCCGCTGATGGCCGGCTTCGCCGCGGAGCTGTTCATCTTCCTCGGCTCGTTCGGCGCGTTCGCGGGTTCGGTGTGGTTCACGGCCGCCGCGATGTTCGGCATCGTCGTGGTCGCGGGCTACCTGCTGTTCGCCATGCAGCGCACGCTGTTCGGGACCTTCGAGTTGGAGACCGACTACGAGGTCGGTCCGGCCGCGTTCCACGACGTGGCCCCGCTCGTGGTCCTCATCCTGCTGGTCATCCTGCTGGGCGTCGAACCGAGCATCTTCTACACGATGATTCAGGACGCAGTGAATCCGCTGGTTCCGGCGGCCGGAGGTGGTGTATAGATGGCGTTCCAACTTCCGACGTGGATGGCGCTCGGTCCGACGTTCGTGCTCGGACTGACCGCCCTCCTGCTGTTGGTCTTCGACAGCATCACCCCGAACGCCACTAGCCGCGGCGTGCTGTCCGGGACCGCGACCCTCGGGTCGCTGGTCGCGGTCGGTCTCTCGGCGTGGTACCTGCTGGCCGGCACGGGCGCGGAGCCGATTCGGCTCTACCAGAACTCGCTGGTCGTGGACACGATGACGCTGTTCTTCGCGTTCGTGTTCTCCAGCGTGACGGCGCTGGTGTCGGTCGCCAGCTACGACTACCTGCGCGACCACTCGTATCAGGCCGAGTACTACGCGCTGGTGACGCTCGCCGCCACGGGGATGACGCTGATGGCCGCCGCGAACAGTCTCGCGGTCGTGTTCGTCAGCCTCGAACTCGCCAGCCTCCCGTCGTACGCGCTGGTCGCCATCCTCAAGAAGAACCGCGGGAGCGTCGAGGCCGGACTGAAGTACTTCCTCGTGGGCGCGCTGTCGTCGTCCATCTTCGCGTACGGCATCAGCCTCGTCTACGGGGTCACGGGTTCGCTGCTGCTCCCCGAAATCGCCAACAACCTCGCCGCCCCGGAACTGACGGGCGTGCTGGGTCTGGGCATCATGATGGTGCTCGGCGGCTTCGCGTTCAAGACCGCCTCGGTGCCGTTCCACTTCTGGGCGCCCGAGGCCTACGAGGGCGCGCCCGCGCCCATCTCGGCGTTCCTCTCGTCGGCCTCGAAGGCCGCCGGGTTCGCCGTGGCGTTCCGCGTGTTCCTCGTCGCGTTCCCCATCGAGCAGTTGGTCACGGGCGCGGCCGCGAGCGTGGACTGGGTCCTCGCGGCCCAGATTCTCGCGGTCGTGACGATGACGCTCGGTAACTTCGCGGCGGCCACGCAGGACACGGTCAAGCGCATGCTCGCGTACTCGTCTATCGGACACGCGGGCTACGTCCTCATCGGTCTCGCCGCGCTGTCGGGCGGGAACAACGAGTTCGTGCTGGCCGGCGGCATGTCCCACCTGCTCGTCTACGGGTTCATGAACACGGGCGCGTTCCTGTTCATCGCCCTGACCGAGTACTGGTCCATCGGCCGGAACTTCGAGGACTTCAACGGACTGGCCTCGCAGGCACCGTTCGCCTGCACGGTCATGACCGTGTTCCTGTTCAACCTCGCGGGACTCCCGGTCGGCGGCGGCTTCATGAGCAAGTACTTCCTGTTCGGGGCCGCGGTCGGCGCCGGATTCTGGTGGCTCGCCGCCGTGGGTGCCATCAACAGCGCGGTGTCGCTGTACTACTACTCGCGAGTCGTGAAGGCGATGTGGATCGAAGACGCCTCGGGCGAGTTCGACATCGAGTCCAAGCCCGTGGGCCTCTATGCCGCGCTGGCGGCCGCCGCCGTCGTCACCGTCCTGCTCCTGCCCGGATTCGGTCCGGTCTGGCAGTACGCGACCGACGCCGCCGCGGCGCTCGTGGCGTAACCTCACGACTCCCGACGGTCGCACGCTCGGCTTTCGCGGTTCGTTTTTTCGGACGCCGATTTCTCCGACAGCGACGGGAGTCCGATTCCCGAACTCGGTGCTGTCTTTCGACGTCGGTTTCACGTTTAGGGCCGACTCCGCGTCAACGACCGTCACCGTCTCGTTCGCCACTACTCGTCCTCGTTTCGACCCCGACCGGATACGGCACGAACGACCGAAAGTCGGCCGGAGACGGAGCGTAGACGGTAGACTTTAGGCCGCGCAACAGAAATTCCGGGTAGAATGGTTTCGCGGCTGGTACTCGGGTGTGGAACCGTCGGTCAGACCCTCGTGGAGGCGATAGCCGACGGCGAACACGACATGCGGGTCGTCGACGACGCCGAGAACCGCGTCGACGCGCTCCGAGAAGAGGGCGTGTCGGCGACGCTCGGCGACCCGACCGACCCCGAGACCGTACGCGAGAGCGTCGAGGGGGCCGAGGTGGTCGTGGTCGCCGACCGGGACTCCGAGACCAACCGTCGGGCCGCCGAACTCGCGGCGGAGTTGTTCCCCGAAGCGTACGTCATCGGCTACCTCGGCGAGGAGTGCGACGCCGACCGCCGCGAGGCGATAGCCACGCTGGCCGACCACGTCATCGACCCGACCGACGCGCTGGTCGAGCAAGTGCTGGCGGTCACGCTCGGCGACTACGCGATTCGGACCGCCAACCTCCGGCGGGCGATTCGGCGCATCGACGGCACCCTCGCGGTGTTCATGCACGACAACCCCGACCCCGACGCCATCGCCAGCGCGGTCGCGCTCTGTCGCGTGGCCGAGGAAATCGGCGTCGAGGCCGTCCCCTGCTACTTCGGCGACATCTCCCACCAAGAGAACCGGGCGTTCGTCAACCTGCTCGAACTGGACCTCCGGAACTTCGCGTCCACCGAGGACGTGGACTTCGAGGAGTTCGGCGGCATCGCGCTGGTGGACCACTCCCGTCCCGGCGTCAACGACCAACTGCCCGCCGACACCGTCGTGGACATCGTGGTCGACCACCACCCGCCGAAGGAACCCCCGGAAGCCGAGTTCGTGGACCTCCGGAGCGACGTGGGCGCGACCTCGACCCTGCTGGCCGAACACATCCAGCGCCTCGGCATCGACCTCACCGAGTCGGTGGCGACCGGCCTGCTGTACGGCATCCGCGTGGACACCAAGGACTTCTCCCGGGAGGTCTCGACCGCCGACTTCGAGGCGGCCTCCTACCTGCTGCCCCACGCCGACGTGGGCACGCTCGACCGCGTCGAGAGTCCGTCGGTCAGTCCCGACACGCTGGCGACCATCGCGCGGGCCATCCGGAACCGCCGGGTAGAGGGGACGGTGCTGGCGACCTGCGTCGGGTCGCTGGCGGACCGCGACGCCCTCGCGCAGGCGGCCGACCACCTGCTCAACATGGAGTCGATAACCACGACGCTCGTCTACGGGTTCCGCGAGGGCACGGTCTACGTCTCGGCCCGCGCCCGCGGCACCGACATCGACCTCGGCGAGACGATGCGCTCGGCGTTCGACCAGATCGGGAGCGCGGGCGGCCACGCCGACATGGCGGGCGCCCAGATTCCGCTCGGACTGCTCGGCGAGGTTGAAGACGAGGAGGAGGCGTCGCTGACCAGCGTCGTCAGCGACGTCATCACCGACCGGTTCTTCGAGACGATTCAGTCGACGCCGGGCAACGACGGCGAGTACGCCCACGGCGGCGACGCGAGTTTCGAGGCGACCGTCGTGGACCCCGAGGACTGACGGTCTGTCGACCCCGTCGACCGACGCCACCGCGGAAACGCCCACCAAGTTTTCCCCCGAAAACGCCCTCCCGTCTAGCGTGAGCATCAAACAGTCGATGCGCGACATCGACCGCGCCGTCGGAGACGTTCTCGGAAACCACGGGAGGTACGAGGCCGAGAGGGGAGGCCGGTCCCAACGCCGGGCCTACGAGAAGACCATCGAGGAGGTCCGCGAAGTCGCGGGCGAGACCGAGGCCGAGCGACTCGCGACGTGGATAGAGACGACGGTTCGAGACAAAAAGAAACTCCCGTCGAGCAGGCGGGTCCGCAAGGAGGGCGCGGAAATCTGTCGAGACGTCGGCGTGTCCGTGTCCACGAACGACTGGCTCGGCGCGTAGCAACCGCGTGACGAAGTCACCCGGTCTGCCGTCGGAGCATTCCGGCCGAAAGCCCGACCGCGCTCGAATCTCGCCGCCGTCAGTCCCCGGCGACCTTCTGCTGGATGTCCTCGACGACCCCGGGGTTGCGAAGCGTGGAAGTGTCGCCGAGGTCCTCCTCGTTGGCGATGTCCTCCAGCAGTCGGCGCATGATTTTGCCCGAGCGAGTCTTGGGGAGTTCGGGAGTGAACACGACCTGTTCGGGGCGGGCGATGGGACCGATGGCGTCCTCGACGCCTTCGACGATTCGGTCGCGCATCTCCTCGTCCTCGTCGTAACCGTCCTCGGTGATGACGTAGGCGTACACCGCCTCGCCCTTCACGTCGTGCTTCCCGCCGACGACGGCGGCCTCGGCGACGCCCTCGACGCCGACGATTGCTGACTCTATCTCCATCGTACCGAGGCGGTGACCCGAGACGTTCAACACGTCGTCGACGCGGCCGAGTACCGTGATGTAGCCGTCTTCGTCTATCTTCGCGCCGTCTTCCGGGAAGTAGACCCAGTCGTCGGGGTCGTCCGAGTCGGTGTCGGAGTACTCCGCCCAGTACTCGTCGATGTATCGCTCGTCGTTGTTGTACAGCGTCCGGAGCATCCCCGGCCACGGTTTCTGAACCGTCAGATAGCCCGCCCGCCCGGCATCCACCTCGTCGCCGTTGACGTCGACGACCTGCGCGTCCACGCCCGGGAGGGGCGGTCCCGCGCTTCCGGGTTTCATCGTCTTGACGCCCGGCAGGGTCGTGACCATCATTCCGCCGGTCTCGGTCTGCCACCACGTGTCCACGACCGGACAGGACTCGTCGCCGACGTGTTGGTAGTACCACTTCCACGCCTTCGGGTTGATGGGTTCGCCGACCGTACCCAGTAGGCGCAGACTCGACAGGTCGTGCTGGTCGGGGTACTCCGAACCCCACTTCATGAATGCTCGGATGGCGGTCGGCGCGGTGTAGAGTTGGGTCGCCTCGTACTCCTCGATTATCTCCCAGAGTCGGTCGCGCTCGGGGTGGTCGGGCGTGCCCTCGTACATCATCGTGGTGGTTCCGAGCGCCAGCGGACCGTAGACGATGTAGGAGTGGCCGGTAATCCAGCCGATGTCCGCGGAACAGAAGTACGTGTCCTCGGGTTTCACGTCCAGCACCGCTTGGGAGGTCCACGCGGTCCACGCGAGGTAACCCCCGGTGGTGTGCTTGACGCCTTTCGGTTGTCCCGTCGTGCCCGAGGTGTACATCAGGAACAGCATGTCTTCGGCGTCCCGCGACACCGGGTCTATTTCAGCGCCCTCCTGCTCCTCGACGAGGTCCTGATAGTAGTGTTCGTTCGATTCGAGGTCGTGACCGTGGCCGTGGTCGCCGAGTCGGTCCACGACCACCACGTCCGAGACGTCGTGACCTACGTCGCCGAGGCCCTCGCGGGTCTTCTCGTAGTGGTCCAAGGCGTCGCCCCGCCGGAAGTAGCCGTTGGCGGTCACGAGGTACTCGGAGTCCGCGCTCTCCATCCGAGTCGCGAGGGCGTCCGCGGAGAAGCCTGCGAAGACGACCGAATGGGGCGCGCCGATGCGGGCGCACGCCAGCATCGCGATGGGGAGTTCGGGAATCATCGGCATGTACATCGTCACGACGTCGTCCTCGCCGACGCCCATTTCTCGGAGTGCGGCCGCGAACTCGTTGACCTCGCGGTGCAACTCCTCGTAGGTGTAGGTCCGGTTCTCTTCGTCTACCGGTTCGCCGACCCACTCGATGGCGGCCTCGTCGCCGCGCTCGTCCAAGTGCCGGTCGAGGCAGTTCGCCGAAGCGTTCAGTTTCCCGCCCGTGAACCACTCGTAGAACGGCGGGTTCGAGTCGTCCAGCACCGTGTCGTACTCCTCGTCCCAGTCGAGGAGTTCGGCCGCCCGCTCCCAGCACTCGGGCCAGTTCTCCTCGAACTCGTCGTAGACGGAGTCGTCGGAGACGTTCGCCTGCGCCACGAACTCCTCGGGCGGCTCGAACTCGTCCTGTTCTTCGAGCCGTGCTTCGAGTTCGGCGGTATCGTCTGGCATAGGTTCGTCCTAATACTCACTCAGAAGAGCAATAAAGGTTGGTGAGGGTTAGCATACCAGAACGCGCGGAAAGCGCGGCGTTCCGGAACGCAGGACGCGACTCTCCTCGATTACGTACCGCCTGCGTGACCGGTTTCGGTCCCGCGTCGTTCAGTTCAGCGCGTCCACTTCGTCGGTCAGGTCCTCCGGCCCGTCCACCGGGCCCCTGACGAACAGGCCGTGAGCGATGAGCAGGGCCGCCGTCAACCCCGCGAGGGTGACGGCCGTCGGGAGCGCGAGCGAAGTCAGGAGGCCGATTGCGGCCCCCACGGCCATCGTGGCGAAGATGGCGACCAGCACGAGGTCGTAGTACTGGACGGTGTAGTTCATGCCAGAGCTAGCGGGGTCCACTCGGAAAAGGGTTCGCCGGAGTCGGCGGGTCGCGTGACCGCCGGAGTTCGCGTCAGTTCGGTCCGTGTCGAGGCTCAGACGGCGTTGACCGTCTCCTGATAGCTGCCGTACTCGGCCTCGAACACCTGCATGATTTCGCCCATCGTCGCGTAGGCCTTCACCGCGTCGACGATAGCGGGCATCACGTTCTCGTCGGCGTCGATGGCGTCCTGAATGTCGTCGAGTGCGGCCTCGACCGCCTCGTCGTCGCGTTCCTCCTTGACCTCGGCGAGTCTGTCGAGTTGGCGCTGTTGGGTCTCCTCGTCCACCTTGAGGATGTCCGGTCGGGTGTCCTCCTCGATTTCGTACTTGTTGACCCCGACGACGGTCTCCTCGCCCTCCTCGACGCGCTCCTGATACTCGTAGGAGGCGTCCTGAATCTCGCGGTGGAAGTAGCCCTGCTCGATGCCTTCGAGGACGCCGTCCCGGACCGAACCGTCGCCCATCTCCTTTATCTCCTCGATGTAGGCCATCGCCTTCTCCTCGGTCTCGTCGGTCAGGCTCTCGACCGCGAACGACCCGCCGAGCGGGTCCACGATGTCGGCCGCGCCCGACTCCTCGGCGATTATCTGCTGGGTCCGGAGCGCGACCCGGACGGCCTTCTCGGAGGGGAGCGCGAGCGCCTCGTCGAAGCTGTTGGTGTGGAGGCTCTGGGTACCGCCCAGCACCCCGGCGAGCGCCTGAATCGTCACCCGCACTACGTTGTTCAGGGGCTGTTGGGCGGTCAGGCTCTGGCCCGCGGTCTGGGTGTGGAACTTGAGTTGCTTGCTCGCGTCCTTCTCCGCGCCGTACCACTCGTCCATGACGTTGGCGTAGATGCGCCGGGCCGCGCGGAACTTCGCGACCTCCTCGAAGATGGAGTTGTGGGAGTTGAAGAAGAAGGAGAGTTGAGGCGCGAACTCGTCGACGTCGAGGCCCCGGTCGAGACAGTCCTCGACGTAGGCGAAGCCGTCGGCCAGCGTGAACGCGAGTTCCTGAATCGCGGTCGAACCGGCCTCCCGGATGTGGTAGCCCGAGATGGAGACCGGCTTGATGTTCGGGGTCTCCTCGACGGCGAACTCGATGGTGTCGGTCACGATGTCGAGGCTCGGTTCCGGCGGAATCACCCACTCCTTCTGGGCGATGAACTCCTTGAGCATGTCGTTCTGAAGGGTACCCCGAATCTCCTCGCGGGGGACGCCCTGCTGGTCGGCCAGCGCGATGTACATCGCGTAGATGACCGGCGCGGAGGGGTTGATGGTGAAGGAGGTAGAGACCTCGCCGAGGTCGATGCCGTCGAACAGAATCTCCATGTCGCGGAGGGTGTCCACCGCGACGCCCTCCTTGCCGACCTCGCCGTCCGAGAGCGGGTCGTCTGAATCCTTGCCCATCAGACTCGGCATGTCGAACGCGGTCGAGAGCCCGGTCTGGCCCTCGTCGATGAGGTAGTGGAAGCGCTCGTTGGTTTCCTCGGCGGTGCCGAACCCGGCGAACTGGCGCATCGTCCACGTCCGGCCGCGGTACATCGTCGGGTACGGGCCGCGGGTGTACGGTTCCTCGCCCGGGAATCCGACGTCCTCGCCGTAGTCGAGGTCGGCCACGTCGTCGGGGGTGTAGAGGCGGTCCACTTCGAGGTTCGACACGGTGGCGAACCGGTCCTTGCGCTCGCCGTACGCGTCGAGTACGGGACCGAGGGTCTCTTCCTCCCACTCCTCCTTCGCGTCGCGTATCTCCGCGAGGTCGTCCTCGTCGTACATGGTTGCAATAATTGCTCGAAGGATAATGAAGTTGCGTGAATTGGCGCCCGGGCGAAGCGGACGACCGCCGCGAAGCGAGTGACACGGGCGAAGCGGGCGAAACGTGCGAGAGAGCGACACGTCGGCGAGCGAGCGCCGACGCTCAGTACTCGCCCAGCACGCCGCGCTCGCGTGCCTTCCGCTGGATGACTCGGAAGACGCCGTAGCCCAGACCCAGATAGACGACGCTGACCGCGACGAGCAGACCGAGGTCCGCGGCCGGAATCTCCAGCAGGCTCTCGTCCGCGCCCATCGCCTCGCGGAGGAGGTAGCTCCCGAGCGAGAACGGCGCGAACCGGAGGACGGGGAACTGCTCGACGGGCGCCGCCACGAGCGCGACGAACGCGAACTGCATGAGTCGGAAGGCGCTC
Encoded proteins:
- the acs gene encoding acetate--CoA ligase, which codes for MPDDTAELEARLEEQDEFEPPEEFVAQANVSDDSVYDEFEENWPECWERAAELLDWDEEYDTVLDDSNPPFYEWFTGGKLNASANCLDRHLDERGDEAAIEWVGEPVDEENRTYTYEELHREVNEFAAALREMGVGEDDVVTMYMPMIPELPIAMLACARIGAPHSVVFAGFSADALATRMESADSEYLVTANGYFRRGDALDHYEKTREGLGDVGHDVSDVVVVDRLGDHGHGHDLESNEHYYQDLVEEQEGAEIDPVSRDAEDMLFLMYTSGTTGQPKGVKHTTGGYLAWTAWTSQAVLDVKPEDTYFCSADIGWITGHSYIVYGPLALGTTTMMYEGTPDHPERDRLWEIIEEYEATQLYTAPTAIRAFMKWGSEYPDQHDLSSLRLLGTVGEPINPKAWKWYYQHVGDESCPVVDTWWQTETGGMMVTTLPGVKTMKPGSAGPPLPGVDAQVVDVNGDEVDAGRAGYLTVQKPWPGMLRTLYNNDERYIDEYWAEYSDTDSDDPDDWVYFPEDGAKIDEDGYITVLGRVDDVLNVSGHRLGTMEIESAIVGVEGVAEAAVVGGKHDVKGEAVYAYVITEDGYDEDEEMRDRIVEGVEDAIGPIARPEQVVFTPELPKTRSGKIMRRLLEDIANEEDLGDTSTLRNPGVVEDIQQKVAGD
- a CDS encoding acyl-CoA mutase large subunit family protein — encoded protein: MYDEDDLAEIRDAKEEWEEETLGPVLDAYGERKDRFATVSNLEVDRLYTPDDVADLDYGEDVGFPGEEPYTRGPYPTMYRGRTWTMRQFAGFGTAEETNERFHYLIDEGQTGLSTAFDMPSLMGKDSDDPLSDGEVGKEGVAVDTLRDMEILFDGIDLGEVSTSFTINPSAPVIYAMYIALADQQGVPREEIRGTLQNDMLKEFIAQKEWVIPPEPSLDIVTDTIEFAVEETPNIKPVSISGYHIREAGSTAIQELAFTLADGFAYVEDCLDRGLDVDEFAPQLSFFFNSHNSIFEEVAKFRAARRIYANVMDEWYGAEKDASKQLKFHTQTAGQSLTAQQPLNNVVRVTIQALAGVLGGTQSLHTNSFDEALALPSEKAVRVALRTQQIIAEESGAADIVDPLGGSFAVESLTDETEEKAMAYIEEIKEMGDGSVRDGVLEGIEQGYFHREIQDASYEYQERVEEGEETVVGVNKYEIEEDTRPDILKVDEETQQRQLDRLAEVKEERDDEAVEAALDDIQDAIDADENVMPAIVDAVKAYATMGEIMQVFEAEYGSYQETVNAV
- a CDS encoding DHH family phosphoesterase encodes the protein MVSRLVLGCGTVGQTLVEAIADGEHDMRVVDDAENRVDALREEGVSATLGDPTDPETVRESVEGAEVVVVADRDSETNRRAAELAAELFPEAYVIGYLGEECDADRREAIATLADHVIDPTDALVEQVLAVTLGDYAIRTANLRRAIRRIDGTLAVFMHDNPDPDAIASAVALCRVAEEIGVEAVPCYFGDISHQENRAFVNLLELDLRNFASTEDVDFEEFGGIALVDHSRPGVNDQLPADTVVDIVVDHHPPKEPPEAEFVDLRSDVGATSTLLAEHIQRLGIDLTESVATGLLYGIRVDTKDFSREVSTADFEAASYLLPHADVGTLDRVESPSVSPDTLATIARAIRNRRVEGTVLATCVGSLADRDALAQAADHLLNMESITTTLVYGFREGTVYVSARARGTDIDLGETMRSAFDQIGSAGGHADMAGAQIPLGLLGEVEDEEEASLTSVVSDVITDRFFETIQSTPGNDGEYAHGGDASFEATVVDPED